One window of Microcoleus vaginatus PCC 9802 genomic DNA carries:
- the phnD gene encoding phosphate/phosphite/phosphonate ABC transporter substrate-binding protein translates to MKRRPFVGFSLLFVASCSTTVNQSNRSFSNLAVSEPETLEFAVTDIQGAEDLQQNYQAFRTVLGEVLKKKIELFPVDNYIAAAVALQSGQLKLALTGPSEYVIMRARTNAVPIIAITRPNYHSLILVRANSEIKSAAQLKGKKIAMWEIGATGGHLGPIKILMDSGLNPQSDFQISMLGKKGLQALKKQQVDALGIGVNRYKDLLKIDGLSTKDFRIIATGLPLPSDLFVASSNLPNTLVEKIRTRLVENQDKLIEALLLGKANDKYQGAKLVPANDSDYNMIREAYKATGQGNVF, encoded by the coding sequence ATGAAGAGGCGGCCTTTTGTTGGGTTCTCCCTATTGTTTGTAGCAAGCTGTTCTACAACAGTAAATCAATCTAATCGCAGTTTTTCCAATTTGGCCGTCAGTGAACCAGAAACCCTTGAATTTGCCGTAACTGATATTCAGGGAGCAGAAGATTTACAACAAAATTATCAAGCATTTCGGACTGTTCTTGGGGAAGTTTTGAAGAAAAAGATTGAATTGTTCCCAGTAGATAACTATATAGCAGCAGCCGTAGCTCTCCAGTCGGGTCAGCTAAAATTAGCTCTAACAGGGCCATCTGAATATGTGATTATGCGGGCGCGGACAAATGCTGTTCCCATTATTGCCATCACCCGCCCCAACTATCACTCGCTTATTCTTGTTCGTGCTAATAGCGAGATTAAGTCCGCAGCACAGTTGAAAGGTAAAAAAATAGCTATGTGGGAAATAGGTGCAACTGGTGGTCATCTAGGCCCGATTAAAATTCTCATGGATTCTGGCTTAAATCCCCAATCCGACTTCCAAATCTCAATGTTGGGAAAAAAGGGTTTGCAGGCTCTTAAAAAACAACAAGTTGATGCCTTAGGAATTGGTGTGAATAGATACAAAGATTTGCTCAAAATAGACGGTTTATCGACCAAGGATTTTCGGATTATTGCCACAGGGCTACCCTTACCTAGTGACTTGTTTGTTGCTAGTAGCAACCTGCCTAATACTCTTGTGGAAAAAATCCGCACTCGCCTGGTAGAAAATCAAGACAAGCTAATTGAAGCACTTTTACTTGGTAAAGCTAATGATAAGTATCAAGGAGCTAAACTGGTGCCAGCAAACGACAGTGACTATAACATGATTCGTGAAGCTTATAAAGCCACTGGTCAGGGTAATGTCTTTTAA